From a region of the Crocosphaera sp. UHCC 0190 genome:
- a CDS encoding Uma2 family endonuclease: protein MITVTRKRFTIEEYHRLGELGFFHEEEQVELIRGEIITMPTKKTPHSVCNTRLITQLVLLLGEKVTIRGQEPIIIAPDSEPQPDVVIAINKPDDYLSSHPCPEDILLLIEISDSTLKYDKKTKLPLYSEARIQNYWIINLVDNYLETYQQPFQDLQGNFNYRNKLIILPDTTVAIPEFLDLYLELNRIFPSRSQQSS, encoded by the coding sequence ATGATTACAGTCACCCGTAAACGATTTACGATAGAAGAATATCATCGATTAGGGGAATTAGGGTTTTTTCACGAAGAAGAACAAGTGGAGTTAATTCGGGGAGAAATTATTACCATGCCAACGAAAAAAACTCCTCACTCAGTTTGTAATACCCGTTTAATCACTCAATTAGTTCTACTTTTAGGAGAAAAAGTGACGATTAGGGGTCAAGAACCCATTATTATTGCTCCTGATAGTGAACCCCAACCTGATGTGGTGATTGCCATTAATAAACCTGATGACTATCTATCTTCTCACCCTTGTCCTGAAGATATTTTATTGCTCATCGAAATTTCAGACTCGACTTTAAAATATGATAAAAAAACTAAATTACCCCTATATAGTGAAGCCAGAATTCAAAATTATTGGATAATCAATTTAGTTGATAATTATCTAGAAACCTATCAACAACCTTTTCAAGACTTACAAGGTAACTTTAATTATAGAAATAAACTAATTATCCTACCCGATACTACGGTTGCAATTCCAGAGTTTCTCGATCTATATTTAGAATTAAATAGGATATTTCCTAGCAGATCTCAGCAAAGTTCCTGA
- the ppsA gene encoding phosphoenolpyruvate synthase, translating to MVTVNSEITSTTNRETTFILWFEEVGTHDVGLVGGKNSSLGEMIQQLQSKGVNVPTGFATTAYAYRYFIKSAGLESRLRDLFADLDVNDVTNLQERGQLARSLILNTPFPLDLQKAITEAYKKLCDRYRNDCSQLNAKYREECEIETQNLDVAVRSSATAEDLPEASFAGQQESYLNIHSVKGVLEACHKCFASLFTDRAISYRQNKHFDHFEVALSVGVQKMVRSDLASAGVMFSIDTETGFKNAALITAAYGLGENVVQGSVNPDEYYVFKPTLKQGFRPILEKRIGTKAIKMVYDTGGTKLTKNVEVLPQDQEQFCLTDEEILKLGKWACIIEDHYSQVRGIYTPMDIEWAKDGRTGELYIVQARPETVQSQKAANILKNYQLKDHSNVIAIGRSVGAAIGQGKARVILEASKIEQFKPGEVLVTNRTDPDWEPIMKKASAIVTNQGGRTCHAAIIAREMGIPAIVGCGDATDKIKTRQEITVSCSEGDEGKVYEGLLPFEIQETPLDNLPTTRTQILMNVGNPEQAFSLAGIPCDGVGLARLEFIIANHIKAHPLALMKFDELEDEDVKEQVTELTKRYDNKPQFFVDKLARGIATIAAAFYPKPVIVRMSDFKSNEYANLLGGQQFEPKEDNPMIGWRGASRYYDPMYREAFALECQAMKTVRDDMGLVNVIPMIPFCRTPEEGKKVIEEMAKHDLKQGVNGLQVYVMCELPSNVILADQFAEIFDGFSIGSNDLTQLTLGLDRDSALVSQLFDERNEAVKRMVKSAIQTAKEKGRKIGICGQGPSDYPEFAQFLVELGIDSMSLNPDSVLKTLLMVAEVEKG from the coding sequence ATGGTAACTGTCAACTCTGAAATCACTTCAACAACTAACAGAGAAACGACATTTATTCTTTGGTTTGAAGAAGTTGGTACTCATGACGTGGGTTTAGTAGGGGGAAAAAATTCATCCCTTGGTGAAATGATCCAACAATTGCAATCGAAAGGAGTGAACGTTCCCACGGGATTTGCAACAACCGCTTATGCCTATCGTTATTTTATAAAATCTGCTGGTTTAGAGTCAAGATTAAGGGATTTGTTTGCGGATTTAGATGTTAATGATGTGACCAATTTACAGGAAAGAGGGCAATTAGCTCGTTCCTTAATTTTAAATACTCCCTTTCCTCTGGATTTACAAAAAGCGATCACAGAAGCTTACAAAAAATTATGCGATCGCTATCGTAATGACTGTAGTCAGTTAAATGCTAAATACCGCGAAGAATGTGAAATTGAAACCCAAAACCTTGATGTTGCCGTGCGTTCCAGTGCTACGGCCGAAGATTTACCAGAAGCGAGTTTTGCCGGACAACAAGAAAGTTACCTCAATATTCATAGTGTAAAAGGAGTCTTAGAAGCTTGTCATAAATGTTTTGCTTCGTTGTTTACAGATCGGGCTATTTCTTATCGTCAAAATAAACATTTTGATCACTTTGAAGTTGCCCTTTCTGTGGGAGTTCAAAAGATGGTGAGATCAGATTTAGCTTCAGCAGGAGTCATGTTTTCTATTGATACGGAAACTGGGTTTAAAAATGCTGCCCTAATTACCGCAGCTTACGGGTTAGGAGAAAATGTGGTTCAAGGATCGGTTAACCCCGATGAATATTATGTCTTCAAACCAACTTTAAAACAAGGTTTTCGTCCCATTTTAGAAAAACGAATTGGCACAAAAGCTATTAAAATGGTCTACGATACGGGAGGAACCAAGCTGACAAAAAATGTAGAAGTTTTGCCCCAGGATCAAGAGCAATTTTGTTTAACTGATGAGGAAATTTTAAAACTTGGTAAATGGGCTTGTATCATTGAAGATCATTATTCCCAAGTCAGGGGAATTTATACCCCGATGGATATTGAATGGGCCAAAGATGGCCGCACGGGAGAACTCTACATCGTCCAGGCCCGTCCTGAAACCGTACAATCCCAAAAAGCGGCAAATATCCTGAAAAATTACCAATTAAAAGACCATAGTAACGTGATCGCCATTGGGCGCAGTGTGGGGGCGGCGATCGGCCAAGGGAAAGCCCGTGTTATCTTAGAAGCCAGCAAAATTGAACAATTTAAACCAGGGGAAGTCCTTGTTACTAATCGTACCGATCCTGACTGGGAACCGATTATGAAAAAGGCCAGTGCGATCGTGACTAATCAGGGGGGTAGAACCTGTCACGCCGCTATCATAGCCCGTGAAATGGGAATTCCGGCTATTGTGGGATGTGGTGATGCGACGGATAAAATCAAAACCCGTCAAGAAATTACTGTTTCTTGTTCAGAAGGAGACGAAGGAAAGGTTTATGAGGGATTATTGCCCTTTGAAATTCAAGAAACCCCTTTGGATAATTTACCCACCACTCGCACCCAAATTTTGATGAATGTGGGCAACCCAGAACAAGCATTTTCTTTAGCAGGAATTCCTTGTGACGGTGTAGGTTTAGCTCGTCTAGAGTTTATCATAGCCAATCATATTAAAGCCCATCCTTTAGCTTTGATGAAATTTGATGAATTAGAGGATGAAGATGTTAAAGAACAAGTCACTGAATTAACCAAACGCTATGACAATAAGCCACAATTTTTCGTCGATAAATTAGCGCGGGGTATTGCTACAATTGCCGCCGCATTTTATCCCAAACCTGTGATTGTACGGATGTCTGATTTCAAATCTAATGAGTATGCTAACTTATTAGGAGGACAACAATTTGAACCAAAAGAAGATAATCCCATGATTGGGTGGCGGGGGGCTTCTCGTTATTATGATCCCATGTATCGGGAGGCATTTGCATTAGAATGTCAGGCCATGAAAACCGTAAGAGATGATATGGGATTAGTCAATGTTATCCCCATGATTCCCTTTTGTCGCACCCCAGAAGAAGGCAAAAAAGTAATCGAAGAAATGGCAAAACATGACCTTAAACAAGGGGTTAATGGGTTGCAAGTTTATGTAATGTGTGAGTTACCGAGTAACGTCATTTTAGCAGATCAATTTGCTGAAATCTTTGACGGTTTTTCCATCGGTTCTAATGATTTAACCCAGCTTACATTAGGGTTAGATCGGGATTCTGCCTTAGTTTCTCAATTGTTTGATGAAAGGAATGAAGCCGTCAAACGAATGGTTAAATCAGCCATACAAACGGCTAAAGAAAAAGGGCGTAAAATTGGGATATGTGGCCAGGGGCCGAGTGACTATCCTGAGTTTGCTCAATTCTTAGTAGAATTAGGCATTGATTCCATGAGTTTAAACCCTGATTCTGTGTTGAAAACTTTGTTAATGGTAGCAGAGGTTGAAAAGGGTTAA
- a CDS encoding PBP1A family penicillin-binding protein: protein MTQKPPLSQILTQAVQQIAKANLGPSVLKKGAKVPELRVKEDEKEEAKTYPLIGDRYIIGRSSRSCDIKILNPVVSQVHCSLHRDQKNPRHFILKDENSTNGVYVKRKRLDNLPLRHGDIITLGPPELTHAATLTYHNPPPTWMVWLRYGLYGTGSLLTLLIVWLIWETSKIAVRPLPSGVSGPVVVYARDQETPLNPISSDTHQEIKNLKDFSPYLSKAVIASEDSRFYWHFGVDPYGIVRALVINLKDDGIRQGASTLTQQLARSLFPEVGRQNTAGRKLREMIVAVKLEAVYSKDFILKTYLNRVYLGVGSYGFEDAAQFYFDKSATKLNISEAATLVAMLPAPNLYNPVQDYDTAVQLRNRVISRMTALGMISPEEAARARRSRIDISPKARKALANSIAPYFYGYVFEELQDLLGDEVAKEGNFIVETGLDIKQQAKAEKNLGETVKTQGPNYGFSQGAMVTLDTKTGEILALVGGTDYKQSQFNRATQAKRQPGSTFKVFAYAAALEQGISPGKSYSCGGIRWQGQAYKPCERSSGAADMYRGLAQSENTIALQVAREVGLNRVVEMARRLGVKSELKAVPGLVLGQSEVTVLEMTGAYAAFANDGVWNRPHAIRRILDGSDCTDKNNWQTCREIYTFDHDNSATQQAMSPPVAQTMTTMLRGVVSSGTGRSASIGLGEAGKTGTTNKAVDLWFVGYIPSRQVATGIWLGNDDNSATRGSSGQAAALWGSYMKELPD from the coding sequence ATGACTCAAAAGCCACCCCTAAGTCAAATATTAACCCAAGCGGTTCAACAAATAGCAAAGGCAAACCTTGGCCCATCAGTGCTGAAAAAAGGGGCAAAAGTGCCAGAATTAAGGGTAAAAGAAGACGAAAAAGAAGAAGCGAAAACCTATCCTTTAATTGGCGATCGCTATATCATCGGACGCAGTTCGAGATCCTGTGATATCAAGATACTAAACCCCGTTGTTAGTCAAGTTCATTGTTCCCTGCACCGCGATCAAAAGAACCCTCGTCACTTCATCCTCAAAGACGAAAACTCTACCAATGGAGTTTATGTCAAACGAAAACGACTAGATAATTTACCCCTGCGTCATGGGGACATTATCACCTTGGGCCCCCCAGAATTAACTCATGCAGCCACCCTAACCTATCATAATCCCCCGCCAACATGGATGGTTTGGTTGAGATACGGACTCTATGGCACTGGATCACTCTTAACTTTACTCATTGTCTGGTTGATCTGGGAAACCAGTAAAATTGCTGTGCGTCCCCTACCTTCTGGAGTTAGTGGCCCCGTTGTCGTTTATGCAAGGGATCAAGAAACCCCCCTAAACCCCATTAGTAGCGATACTCACCAAGAAATTAAGAATTTAAAAGATTTTTCTCCCTATTTAAGCAAAGCTGTGATTGCTTCCGAAGATAGCCGCTTTTATTGGCATTTTGGGGTTGATCCCTATGGTATTGTTCGGGCCTTAGTCATTAATCTAAAAGATGATGGTATTCGTCAAGGGGCCAGTACCTTAACCCAACAGTTGGCCCGTAGTTTGTTCCCCGAAGTGGGACGACAAAACACCGCAGGGCGCAAATTAAGGGAAATGATCGTCGCTGTCAAATTAGAAGCGGTTTATAGCAAAGATTTTATCTTGAAAACCTATCTCAACCGTGTCTATTTAGGGGTAGGAAGCTATGGGTTTGAAGATGCGGCCCAATTCTATTTTGACAAATCTGCCACTAAACTGAATATTTCTGAAGCAGCGACCTTAGTGGCCATGTTACCGGCCCCTAATTTATATAACCCCGTCCAAGACTATGATACCGCCGTACAATTACGAAATCGAGTGATTAGTCGCATGACCGCTTTAGGGATGATCTCCCCAGAAGAAGCGGCCCGGGCCCGGCGATCGCGTATTGATATTAGTCCCAAGGCCCGAAAAGCCCTCGCTAACAGCATTGCACCCTATTTCTATGGTTATGTTTTTGAAGAGTTACAGGACTTATTAGGGGATGAAGTGGCCAAAGAAGGTAACTTTATTGTAGAAACTGGCCTTGATATTAAACAACAAGCTAAAGCCGAAAAAAACTTAGGGGAAACAGTAAAAACCCAAGGGCCTAATTATGGCTTTTCTCAGGGGGCCATGGTAACTTTAGACACCAAAACAGGAGAAATATTGGCTTTAGTGGGGGGAACAGACTATAAACAAAGCCAGTTTAACCGGGCCACCCAAGCAAAACGCCAACCAGGTTCAACTTTTAAAGTGTTTGCCTATGCTGCGGCTTTAGAACAGGGGATCTCCCCAGGCAAGTCCTATTCTTGTGGGGGAATACGTTGGCAAGGACAAGCTTATAAACCCTGTGAAAGAAGTAGCGGGGCCGCGGATATGTATCGGGGTTTGGCCCAGTCTGAGAATACTATTGCGCTCCAGGTGGCGCGAGAAGTGGGGTTAAACCGTGTGGTAGAGATGGCCCGACGGTTGGGGGTGAAATCTGAGTTAAAGGCGGTTCCTGGCTTAGTTTTAGGGCAAAGTGAGGTAACGGTCTTAGAAATGACCGGGGCCTATGCTGCTTTTGCTAATGATGGGGTTTGGAACCGTCCCCATGCTATTCGTCGTATTTTAGATGGCAGTGACTGCACAGATAAGAATAATTGGCAAACTTGTCGAGAAATTTATACCTTTGACCACGATAATAGCGCGACGCAACAAGCTATGTCTCCCCCAGTGGCTCAAACCATGACCACCATGTTACGGGGTGTCGTTAGCAGTGGCACGGGGCGATCGGCTAGTATTGGATTGGGGGAAGCGGGAAAGACAGGAACCACTAATAAAGCGGTGGATCTCTGGTTTGTGGGCTATATTCCCAGTCGTCAGGTGGCTACGGGTATTTGGTTGGGTAATGATGATAATTCGGCAACTAGGGGAAGTAGTGGTCAAGCAGCCGCTTTGTGGGGTAGTTATATGAAGGAATTACCGGATTAG
- a CDS encoding DUF1499 domain-containing protein has translation MFNFSGTRPNNLGVKDSKLTACPGTPNCVNSQSSDTQSKIAPLPSLAISELKKIVESMERTTIIEATDNYLYAEFKTPLMGYVDDVEFYLDPKENVIHVRSASRLGKSDLGLNRKRVEEIRAKMQAQN, from the coding sequence ATGTTTAATTTTTCAGGAACCAGACCCAATAATTTAGGTGTTAAAGATAGTAAATTGACCGCTTGTCCAGGAACCCCTAATTGTGTCAATAGTCAGAGTTCAGATACTCAATCAAAAATTGCTCCCCTTCCCTCTCTGGCAATTTCCGAATTAAAAAAAATTGTTGAAAGTATGGAAAGAACTACCATTATTGAAGCAACTGATAACTACCTTTATGCTGAATTTAAAACCCCATTAATGGGATATGTTGATGATGTTGAATTTTATCTTGATCCCAAGGAAAATGTCATTCATGTCCGCTCAGCTTCTCGTCTTGGAAAATCTGATTTGGGACTTAACCGCAAACGAGTTGAAGAAATCCGTGCTAAAATGCAAGCCCAAAACTAA
- a CDS encoding alpha/beta hydrolase has protein sequence MAEQFTKGGQDAWYHDRGHWAGYFHTYDNFKVGGPNKQPRRIHIFLPRNYEYSHEHYPVIYMNDGDTAFFPGGAYHKTWNVSGILTRLYLGNQIRKVIVVAICPINRDYEYTHAPVWGSEWGGLEHYSNYVAESVKGFVDSNYRTLPDPYNSMLLGSSHGGLAAFYTATRYPEKFRCVAALSPSFWVGLDSTIDFSLLELSGGFLGSLEYSALLLEGSNTLKDISLQPKIYLDWGLIREGGFHNSFIEERATARGREMRDLLLRDFGYRYNENLFIVEDGIGQHSEESWSGRLENVLKIFFSW, from the coding sequence ATGGCTGAACAATTTACAAAAGGTGGACAAGACGCTTGGTATCATGACCGAGGACATTGGGCCGGTTACTTTCATACTTATGATAATTTTAAAGTTGGTGGCCCCAATAAGCAACCACGTAGAATTCATATTTTCTTACCAAGAAACTATGAATATAGCCATGAACACTATCCCGTTATTTATATGAATGATGGGGATACTGCTTTTTTTCCTGGGGGTGCTTATCATAAAACTTGGAATGTGTCAGGAATTTTAACCAGACTATATTTAGGCAATCAAATTCGTAAAGTGATTGTGGTTGCTATTTGTCCTATTAACCGCGATTACGAATACACTCACGCTCCTGTTTGGGGTTCAGAATGGGGAGGATTAGAGCATTATTCTAACTATGTTGCTGAGTCAGTAAAAGGGTTTGTTGATTCTAATTATAGAACCCTTCCTGATCCCTATAATTCAATGTTATTAGGGTCATCTCATGGAGGATTAGCTGCTTTTTATACCGCGACTAGATATCCTGAAAAATTCCGTTGTGTGGCGGCTCTTTCTCCCTCTTTTTGGGTAGGATTAGATTCTACAATTGATTTTTCTCTATTAGAATTATCAGGAGGATTTTTAGGATCTCTTGAATATTCTGCCTTACTTCTAGAAGGTTCTAATACTTTAAAAGATATCAGTTTACAACCTAAAATTTATTTAGATTGGGGATTAATTCGTGAGGGAGGATTTCACAATTCTTTTATTGAAGAAAGAGCCACAGCAAGGGGTCGAGAAATGCGAGATTTATTGCTGCGAGACTTTGGTTATCGATACAATGAAAACCTATTTATTGTTGAAGATGGAATCGGTCAACATAGTGAAGAATCTTGGTCAGGTCGTCTGGAAAATGTGTTAAAAATCTTTTTTAGTTGGTAA
- a CDS encoding glycosyltransferase family 4 protein, which yields MNWDNDSIVIYANFPFHVEDWSPLSVNKGVGGSEEAVIYLSQELVKLGYQVTIFNRCGEMEGKYNGVVYQSADKFNPQDNFNVLIFHRAWIQPMQMKVKARKTAVWMHDNPQLFSPVEDSQKSEFLASFDKLFMLSNFQTSLLPEWIPEDKIFLTTNGINLEDFSLTGITRNPKRLISISDYTRGIEHLLNQWDRVLQEVPDVELHIFYGWQGIDALINSPYIERFPQLPDKKKRILQLFEHKNVYEHGRIGHKELVKELFQSGIWVYPCHTAAETFCISAWKAQAAGCVPVVTTCAALDETVKSGIRIKGPAGDEETNNAFIEAVIDLLKNPEKQESLRREALALKDSFGWDKVAQQWHEKFIST from the coding sequence ATGAACTGGGACAATGACTCAATTGTAATTTATGCTAATTTTCCATTTCATGTAGAAGATTGGTCGCCGTTATCTGTAAATAAAGGTGTTGGAGGAAGCGAGGAAGCGGTAATTTACTTAAGTCAAGAATTAGTTAAGTTAGGCTATCAGGTTACTATTTTTAATAGATGCGGTGAGATGGAAGGGAAATATAATGGTGTAGTTTATCAGTCTGCTGATAAATTTAATCCCCAAGATAACTTTAATGTCTTAATCTTTCATCGTGCTTGGATACAACCAATGCAAATGAAAGTTAAAGCCAGAAAAACTGCTGTCTGGATGCACGACAACCCTCAATTATTTTCTCCAGTAGAAGATTCTCAGAAATCAGAATTTTTAGCCAGTTTTGACAAGTTATTTATGCTTTCAAATTTCCAGACATCTCTTCTCCCAGAATGGATTCCTGAAGACAAGATATTTTTAACAACTAATGGTATTAATCTAGAAGATTTTAGTTTAACAGGAATTACTAGGAATCCCAAGAGACTAATTTCGATTAGTGATTATACAAGAGGAATTGAACATTTACTAAATCAATGGGATAGGGTTCTCCAAGAAGTGCCAGATGTTGAATTACATATTTTTTATGGTTGGCAAGGAATTGATGCTTTAATCAATTCACCTTATATTGAGAGGTTTCCACAATTACCAGATAAAAAGAAACGAATTTTACAACTTTTTGAGCATAAAAATGTCTATGAACATGGCAGAATTGGACACAAGGAGTTAGTTAAAGAATTATTTCAATCGGGAATCTGGGTTTATCCTTGTCATACGGCTGCGGAAACTTTCTGTATTAGTGCTTGGAAAGCGCAAGCTGCTGGTTGTGTTCCTGTGGTGACAACTTGTGCAGCTTTAGATGAAACTGTGAAATCAGGTATCAGAATTAAGGGGCCTGCTGGCGATGAAGAAACTAATAATGCTTTTATTGAAGCAGTGATAGACTTGCTAAAAAATCCTGAGAAACAAGAATCTTTAAGACGGGAAGCATTAGCTCTTAAAGATTCATTTGGTTGGGATAAAGTCGCTCAACAATGGCATGAGAAATTTATATCCACTTGA
- a CDS encoding PEP-CTERM sorting domain-containing protein — MINQISLTMATFALSVGILNVNPSYAAKIEYDLKFFDDSGNQLGSGGFSYDSNTTFCAPANDPSSCAYLEYIPIETLIENGEATASEGKLISFDAKIQGHEWVYDLGEKADIWWDTEFNIPRQISHNKVSGLYGYLENFWSFGDRYGYEDGIVLYIWSDGSWRQSLNFYPDPPQDGGTWTATKKPVPEPLTFLGAGIALGFGGFFRRELSKKKQKKISPTDLT; from the coding sequence ATGATTAATCAAATTTCACTAACTATGGCCACTTTTGCTCTCAGTGTAGGGATACTTAATGTTAATCCATCGTATGCCGCAAAAATAGAATATGATTTAAAATTTTTTGATGACTCTGGCAACCAATTAGGTTCTGGTGGGTTTAGTTACGATTCAAATACGACTTTTTGTGCTCCTGCTAATGATCCATCTTCTTGTGCCTACTTGGAATATATACCCATAGAAACTCTGATCGAAAATGGAGAAGCTACCGCATCCGAGGGTAAATTAATTAGTTTTGATGCCAAAATACAAGGACATGAGTGGGTATATGATTTGGGAGAAAAGGCAGATATCTGGTGGGATACAGAATTCAATATCCCTAGGCAAATATCTCACAACAAAGTATCAGGTCTGTATGGTTATCTAGAGAACTTTTGGTCATTCGGTGATAGATATGGCTACGAGGATGGGATTGTCTTATATATTTGGAGCGATGGGTCATGGCGTCAATCCTTAAATTTTTATCCAGATCCTCCTCAGGATGGAGGTACTTGGACAGCAACAAAGAAACCGGTTCCAGAGCCTCTGACTTTTCTCGGTGCAGGAATAGCTCTGGGGTTTGGAGGTTTTTTTAGGAGGGAACTCTCGAAAAAGAAACAAAAAAAAATAAGCCCAACTGACTTAACCTGA
- the lpxD gene encoding UDP-3-O-(3-hydroxymyristoyl)glucosamine N-acyltransferase, with the protein MKFQEIVDSLHPLVTEHSLTTNSENNPEITGVAAVNEAVTGNLSYIEGPKFAAMIGKTAASALILPHDEALQQQATQFGIAWLTTPEPRLTFAHAIKLFYRPFHPAPGIHPTAVIDPTAKIGQDVFIGPHVVIQEGVTIGDRVCLHGNVVIYPDVTIGDRTILHANCTIHERAQIGSGCTIHSGAVIGSEGFGFVPTPDGWFKMEQSGYVILEDGVEIGCNSAVDRPAVGTTRIGRNSKLDNLVHIAHNCQIDENCVMAAQVGLAGGVTLGKRVILAGQVGVANQARIGDGAIATAQTGIPNDVAAGEIVSSSPAVPNKLYLKVSAIYKRLPEMYQTLKSLQKKLE; encoded by the coding sequence ATGAAATTTCAGGAAATTGTTGACAGTTTACATCCGTTAGTAACTGAACATAGTTTGACGACGAATAGTGAGAATAACCCAGAAATTACTGGAGTCGCTGCGGTGAATGAAGCAGTAACAGGAAACCTCAGCTACATTGAAGGGCCAAAGTTTGCCGCGATGATCGGAAAAACCGCCGCCAGTGCCTTGATTTTGCCCCATGATGAGGCTTTACAACAACAAGCAACACAATTCGGTATTGCTTGGTTAACTACCCCAGAACCCCGTTTAACCTTCGCTCACGCTATTAAATTATTTTATCGTCCCTTCCATCCTGCCCCTGGTATTCATCCCACGGCAGTCATTGATCCCACGGCAAAAATTGGTCAAGATGTGTTTATTGGCCCCCATGTAGTAATTCAAGAGGGTGTAACCATTGGCGATCGCGTTTGTCTGCATGGCAATGTGGTCATCTATCCTGATGTAACCATTGGCGATCGCACGATTCTTCATGCTAATTGTACCATCCATGAACGGGCCCAAATTGGATCTGGTTGCACGATTCACAGTGGGGCAGTAATTGGCTCAGAAGGGTTTGGCTTTGTTCCGACTCCTGATGGTTGGTTTAAGATGGAACAATCAGGCTATGTCATCTTAGAGGATGGGGTAGAAATTGGCTGTAATAGTGCAGTTGATCGCCCGGCGGTGGGAACGACGCGCATTGGACGTAATAGCAAGCTGGATAATTTGGTTCATATTGCCCATAACTGCCAAATTGATGAAAATTGTGTCATGGCGGCCCAAGTGGGGTTAGCAGGAGGCGTAACCCTCGGTAAACGGGTGATTTTGGCGGGACAGGTAGGGGTTGCCAATCAAGCTAGAATTGGGGATGGGGCGATCGCTACGGCGCAAACAGGTATTCCCAATGATGTTGCTGCTGGTGAAATTGTCTCTAGTAGTCCGGCAGTTCCTAACAAATTATATTTAAAAGTGTCTGCTATTTATAAGCGGCTTCCTGAGATGTATCAAACCTTAAAAAGTTTACAAAAGAAATTGGAATAA
- a CDS encoding pentapeptide repeat-containing protein → MKANELIERYAAGETLFHGLKLPGINLVGADLIGIILNEADLHGANLLFVYFNRANLTQANLVGANLSGANLSQADLSGADLRSATLHGALLQGANLRDTDITLANFLDANLISADLRGADLSGATLTGSCFRGANMRQEKKGYYTNLQAANLARADFQGANMKGVDLSRANLVGANLKEVNLRDADLRKADLTNANLKGALLTDANLTGAKLTDANLTNANLVRAQLSQAELAGINAKGAVMTHAVLNRANLNQANLSLTRMNHADLSRANLSGANLSEADLVEAFFARANLMGANLTNANLTRAELMSANLAGVILRGATMPDGKVHK, encoded by the coding sequence ATGAAAGCCAATGAACTTATTGAGCGTTATGCTGCGGGAGAAACCCTCTTTCATGGATTGAAATTACCAGGAATCAACTTAGTCGGGGCAGATTTAATCGGCATTATCCTCAATGAAGCAGATTTACATGGGGCTAATCTGCTTTTTGTTTACTTTAACCGCGCTAACCTGACTCAAGCAAATTTAGTAGGGGCAAATTTAAGCGGTGCCAATCTCAGTCAAGCGGATCTCAGTGGGGCTGACTTACGGAGTGCGACGTTACATGGGGCCCTCTTACAAGGGGCAAACCTTAGAGATACAGACATTACTCTAGCCAACTTTTTAGACGCAAATCTCATCTCGGCTGATTTACGGGGGGCTGACTTAAGCGGGGCCACCCTTACCGGATCTTGTTTTCGGGGGGCTAATATGCGTCAGGAAAAGAAGGGCTATTACACAAACTTACAAGCGGCTAATTTGGCCAGGGCCGATTTTCAAGGGGCAAATATGAAAGGGGTTGATCTCAGTCGCGCTAACCTGGTTGGGGCTAATCTGAAAGAAGTAAATTTGCGGGATGCGGATTTACGCAAGGCAGATTTAACTAATGCTAATCTCAAAGGGGCCTTGCTCACCGATGCCAATTTAACCGGGGCTAAACTCACCGATGCTAACTTAACCAATGCTAACTTAGTGCGGGCCCAACTTTCCCAAGCAGAATTAGCTGGAATTAATGCTAAGGGGGCTGTGATGACTCATGCGGTGCTAAATCGTGCTAATCTCAATCAGGCTAATTTAAGCTTAACTCGGATGAATCATGCGGATTTGAGTCGGGCTAATTTATCTGGGGCGAATTTAAGTGAGGCCGATCTCGTGGAAGCCTTTTTTGCTAGAGCAAATCTGATGGGAGCTAATCTGACTAATGCTAATTTAACTAGGGCAGAATTAATGAGTGCTAATCTGGCCGGGGTGATTTTACGCGGGGCCACCATGCCTGATGGGAAAGTTCATAAGTAA